The Zeugodacus cucurbitae isolate PBARC_wt_2022May chromosome 4, idZeuCucr1.2, whole genome shotgun sequence genome includes the window gaaatttcaaattcaGTTTTCTTTTTCCTGTTTAAGCTGTGtttcttataaataaatgaattaatcaaataaattccaTAGAAAATGTTAATGGCGCAtaaatgcgcctaaaagtaggctataAATATAGCACGAAATTTATTAGGTGCTGAGgaaatgttgctagcaacaagtTGCCAAGATAAATGTTGCGAAAGAGTACTGACAAATTTTGAAGTCAAAAGACCGTTTGGCAACGATTGCAGATTTAGAGCAGAAAAAGTGGCAAATATCTACTTTAtcgtaaaacaataaaaatgcaataaatcctGAGAAACATTTGAGATTAGAAATAACAATTTAGTTTTGTAAAATTGATTCTTAATTTTATGTCAACTAATTTACGAAGATTTTTaccttcaaaaatataaaaatgaaataatttaaagaaaaaactatgAAATGTTTAACCAGGTCTTACGCAGTTCATCTACAGCTATAGCAGTACTCAAAGCATGCTGCGCctcataaaattaaacaattagaAAAACCAACAAAAGCAAACGAAGAGCACAAAAAActcaaatatgtgtgtgtttataaaaaatttcaatttatttcgcttttttttgttgaatgaaTTTGCAAATTGCAAAATCACTTTGCTTTTTAGTTTGTAGGCGATTTTCTTTGCTCGAAAATTCAATTCGTACAAtcgtaagtaaatatttatatgtatgtatgtaataactatgcttgtatgtatgtatgtattattggCGTTTCATTCATattatcatatataatattaggcaaaatgtatacatttagtatataatatactgTTGTACATAggtacattgtatgtatgtatattgaaggcttagcaaattaaaataattttttttatatacattcatattgtTACGTCTTACAAACACATTTAATTATTAGATATAAAATATTCACATCTCcactaatatataatatactacatatatatgtatatgtatatgtatataatcgtATTGTTAATTGTTGAaggaagttaataaaaaacgaGTTTTGGAGCGAAAGAGTGTACTTTTTACAATTGCAGaacttttttgctattttcttaTGAACGTAtgcgcaagtgtgtgtgtgtgtgagtgtatgtatgtgtgtatgatatTACGAATATGCTTAACGTTTTGATTTTGATTGTTTTCAATGTCGAAGAAATATGATTTTCAATGGAAATTTTCACAaagatttcacttatttattaatacatttcattttgttattaatttttaattttttatatttttagttcgaATTTATAAGACTGCTTAACATACTAATTCGTGGCAAacgatttataattaaatatatatatttttttgctttttttcttgcTGTAGGAAAAGTAGTTATTCCAAGTAATAATTACAAACATTTAGTATTACTTAGCTTAGTCAATGCAGCGTTAAACTTCGCATACGAACTTTGCTTTTCGTTCGTTTTATTTCCGTTTACacgttttttgttgctgtttatttgcattttcttttttttcttttttgttgacGCTTTAAGCGCGCTTCTTTGCTATATACAGCTGGCTAGCAGCTCCTTCGAGTAATTTAatactataaaatttaaaagtgtgCATACAGTTGACAAACTGTCTGAAACGTTTtccatatattaattatttaatattttagctatttattactaaatttacttatttttaattattattattcatttaaacGCATATGctaaactataaaatataaatatatatttacagaaaGTTTGTTTGATCTCATAAAAAATGTAGCCATTGGAGTGGTAAAGACGAGCGACGAGAAATATCTTGGAATTTTttacatgtatttatttacacttctttatataaaattataataaatatacatacgagAACGTaaggtatttttttttctattccatatatgtatatgtttatattaaagcgcatacattttaatataaaatatgtacatatgtatgtacgtgaggcgaataattaaaaagtcataaatatatatacaaagacATAAGGAAAAATAAACTGATGCGCGATTTGAAATAATTCGACTtcattaagaaatataaatacaacatgTGCAATTACAAATGTTGCAAGATTATCGCTCCTACGACGTgtatcattttattttctacttCTGTTCATTTTTCTTGCGTATGCAGAGAAtccaaaattgtttatattggcTTATACTTGAGCCagcaaatgtataaatattttgtacaacTGCACGTCGCAAACTCATCGCCATCAACCAATCAATCGTCGACTAATAACTGCAAATTCGTTTGATTAAAGTCAAAGAAAAACCAAATTTGCTAAAGTTAAAGTACAagttcatatattatatttgaaataatgcgcttttggaaatgtttaaaaatgtgTTGATGATTtacttgatattttttatattttatttctggcTCACACAGCCGCGCTTCGTAAGTGGttaacacatataaatatatacatttgcacACGCTgctctttttgttttgtttttatttgctggTTTGTCGTTCGAAATCTGCAACAGCTCAAGTGTATTTACACATATTACTCACACTATtagtttttcgttttctttttttctttttctttttctttaagcAACACACAACAATACATTCATATAAACATAGTACACTAAAACTAattactaattattattttaacgtatgtatgtactatgttgatttttaaatatttactatgtatatttgcatatatatatatatagatgtctGTATATACAAAAAGGAAGGTATACAGTATACAGTAGAGTGAAGAAGAAAAAACTGTCAGTGTTGAAAATTCGCAAAGCATTGCATTATCCATTTGGGGGGATGGGGATCGCATGCAATAGCAcgtattcttcttcttgtttgTATTCACATTATCTAACAAAACTACAGTCAGTCAATCAGTCAGTTAATTAGTCAGTCGCAACGACATATtcttattttgatttcttttctCGTTTACAAAAACTATCCAAAACAAGATACACATAAGtaattacatacaaaacaaTGGTGTGACGAGTCCACCGCTACCTAATATATCAGCAGCAACAGCTTGATGACTGTGGTAAACGCTGCCGTTTGTATTTCGCATTTGCTTCAAATGCAATTCTATTCTCTTCTATTATGCAGCAGCGAgcgtgtgtgttggtgtttcATGTTGGAGTCGCCttaaattttcatgaaaaaccTTTCTCACAATATACCATTCGTATAGTATTGATAGCCATCGTATAATTTTGTGGAGAGACTCTTGAGCGAGTCCTGTACGAGTTGCTCCACTTTGCGCTCCATTTCCTGTTCGGTCAAATTCATGTGGAAACGTTTTCGGAGATTCTGTACGGTGCCAGAGCAACCATTTTTGAAGCAGGGCAATTGTGCATCTGAAAGCAAATAGAAGTGGTATAATTAATGATTGCTCTCATGTGTGGAAGTGCGTAAAGTGCGCTGGTACTTACTGCTACGCATTATTTCCACAAAATTGATGATTCGATCCATGTGCTTGCGCGCTGTCATCATGCCAACAAGCAATAGATGATTGAACTCCTTCCAGAGATCTGAACTCGTACCGCCCATAACATCAACGAATTCGGGTGTCAGTTTGAATGGTGATTGTTCGAAACCTAAAAgtggtaaaaataaaaataaaataaattaaaattatcccAAATCCTTAATccttaaatgtttattatatattttatgtagaaGACctgtatttaatgaaaattttttgtcAAAGAGCAATAGTATATTGTAGAGGTCTAATGAGTCTATTCGTTTACTTCGAAAATTTGTTAGTGTGAATGGGTTCTGATATGTTCCACGACTACACTTGATTTTTTCAACTCACACGTAATTGCCttagttttcaatttatttgcttataatcAACTTACCCAAATTCTTTGGCGATATGCTCAGTATGAATCCAAAGTCTATGTGTATGATATGACCGTCTGAATGCAGTAAAATGTTGCCATTGTGCCTAAAGCGTACAGAAAAGCGAAATTAAATAAGTTTAACGTTGctaaaattgcatttatttagcACATACCGATCCTTCACTTGCAATAGATACGATATCAAACAGTATGCAGCACAACTTTGTACGAAATTCTTTTGCGCCACACGAAATAGTTCGCCATCTGCGGAACCATACTCGTCGATGAAATAATCGCGTAAAGATTTATTGGAATTCTTTTTGATTTGATGCAATGATACCGTATTCAGGATTGGCTCAATCAGACCGCTGTCACTGGAtaagcaaacaattttgtacgGTCGCACCCAGAGATCGACATTTTCCTCTTGCCAAATGATTTTGAACATCTAAAGAACAGAGCAgattataatattacacttagtTACATTGTTTTTACGAAAGATTAGGTTGAAGTGTTTTACAAACCTGCAAAAGTTGTGTGGCCATGAGCTCCTGCCGCAAATCGTCGCCACATTTGACAATTACCGAGAGCAGACGCCAATTTGACAGATGGCCATAAGGCGATGACTCGCGGATCTGTTGCTCCTTTTCATGCCAGGGCTCCTGCGAATAATACATTTGTTGCATTAGAAAGTGAACACTAGATTCGCCTTTACAAAATACATACCTTCAAAGCTGCCGCTGAGGGATCTTCGGGATCATTGTTGAATGATTTTGTGTTTTCGCAGGTTAAGTTATTGCAGTGGCGAGTGCGCACATCGCCAATATTGAAAAGAACAGGTATGCCTGAAAATTGCACAACATTAGCGTAAGATATTTTTCTTTCCAGCGACATTCGGAAAGCCAAGAGTGCCTCAAACATACCTTGATCCCTTGAGTCACAGGAGTCGAGCGACATTTGGGAGACGGCGTCGCGTTCACTTAATTTCCGCATATGCATATATTGCGCCGTTATCTCGTCATCCTCCTGCGACCACACGTCGTCTTCCGTTAAATGCAAGCCACCGAGAGATAGACCTATTGGCTGCGTATTACATACATGCGCACCATCGCCGCCAGCAGCTGTTGAGGCTTGTGCTTCCGATGCCACGGACGATGACTCAGAGAGCAGTTTTTCCTTTTTACGACGACAACTTGAGCCAGAGTTTGAGCCGCTCATAGCAGGGCCACCATGAGAACTACAACTCGATGTGCGACTACAACTCACATGATTGTGGTTGTGATTGTGCTGATGCATTTGGTGGGGATGACTACAAGCGCCTTCCAAGTGCTCCTCACTCTTCGTGTGCCGCAGTGACGGCATCATCTTCGGTATGAGTGGCGATGAATAAATATCGGGCACCTCGACTACTTCGACATAAATGATGTACGGCGTCTTGTCCTTAGAGTTGAGCACCGCAGTCTTTTCCTCTGTTATGCGCACCACATGGTGTGGAATGTCGGAAAATACCGGAAGCCAAACGCGGGCCGGCAGATTCTTATTGATCAGGTTCAAAAACATGCGTAGCGCTGAGGTTTTCTCCGCCTTGGACGGTAGCGATGTGATATTTTTGCCAACATTTATCAGAGCCTTCATAAACTCCTTCTCGGGGGCTGTTTTTGGTGCGCTGCATGAGCACACGGTTTTCTGCCCAAGCAGGCCATTAACCTAAGatggagaaaataatattttttatttaataataaccaCGAGATGGACAATTATTGCCAAACTTGAATTAATTAGATAACACTCACCTGGCCGCGTACGCTGTCGAAGCAGGTGCAACCATTGTCGAAAGCTCGCCCAGAGGTCAAGTCGCCTAAACACAACTTGGGCGGTATCAGTGGCAGAGTTTGCGTTGTGTATGGCGGCTGTTGGTAGTGGCGATTTGATATGCTTAGTGCGATGGATGATGGGTGGCGGCGTGAATCACTTAACAATAGCGTGGCGTCAGATTGCGAACGATGGTGTGTCTTTTTTGTTAATGGTGATACGGCTGCGGCAGCCACAGCTCCGCCTACTGCCGGCGGCAGCTCCTTGGCGTCCGATTTGCTCAATACTTTACGTTCTTTCTTCGAATAGATTTCCTTCATTAGGGCTAATTGTGATTTGCGTGATCCATTGCCTAGCGAGTCGAATTGATAGTTGTAGGACTCAAGCAGCCAGAGGCATTTCAATGAGAAGTCCACCGATTTGCGACAGCGGATTGTCAAGTAAGGATCGAGCACTTCGGCCAGCTCATCCATTTGTATGTACATGACAATTAACTGTGGCATATAGAGGTCTACCTCTTGGTCTGGGAAACTGAATATCTTATTACCAATAAAACTGAGCACACCGGGTTCTTTCGAGTAGAATAGATAGTGTATAGCAAAGTGTATGTTAAAGACGGGAGATTCGAAGAATCTCAGCAGTCCACTTGGACCTTTTTCAGTCTTTTGCAATTGCTCGTTGTTGGTCGGACGCTCCTTGATGAAGCATTTCACTACACCtggaacttttaatttatttagcgAAGAGATGGAAGCAGATTTTGCATTTGAGGTTGACAAAGAGGAAGCGCCGAGACCGGGTAGCGGGAGATTAAGTGTTCTCTCCGTACCTTCTGTAGCAGCACTGGCTCTCTTCTCCACACTTTCTATAGCGGAAGACACTAAAGATGGAAATTTGGGAAATTTCGGTTCCACTGGCGTTGAATCTGCTGACGGAGTGGCGGCTGGCGTATTGGAAGCGGATGGTTGCGCAGAAGTAGCAGCGGCCGCAGCTGCAGCGGCCGCGGCAGCAGCCTTCTTGATCGAATTCGATGTGATTAAACTAAAGAACTCTTTCTTCTTCGATATATCCGTCGGAGATTTTACTTGGTCCGGCGCTGCGCTGGCACCAGTGCTGCCAGTGTTCTCATCGCTCTTATTCTTTGCCGCATTCTTTTTGTCGTGATTATCTCGTATGCTTTGAGCGGTGCGGAAGAACGCATTCTTCGTTGCACCAAAGAAACTCTTCTTCTGCGGTTCAACAGCAGCACCAGCTCCTGCCACATCGGCGACCTTTTGTGTCTTCGCCGGCTGTGCGGTTTGTGGTGTTGCAGCGACATTCGTGGAGCTCGTCGAAGTCAATAGTGGGTTTGACTGGGATATTACTGGTGTTGCCGCATCCACTGTATCAGCTGTGGGTGTGGCCAAATCGACATTCAGAGCCGTTGGTGTATCACTACTCGCACGCTCCAAATTCAATGCTGCCTGTGACATATTCAATTCGCGATAGCGCATACGTTCTGACAGTTGTGCTGCTGCCTTGACGTCATTGTCTGCGTCACTGTCCTCTTCGGCGGCGCCCATAACATCCGCATCGGTAGTGGCGCTCTGCAGGTGTTTTCCATGattctgctgttgttgcatttgcttttgtttgcgtGATGGACGTAACGTTCGACAGTCTGTTTCACCGGATGGATAAAATATCAAGTCCGACTGTAGCATGCCATATTCCTCATCCATCGAAGTCGTTTCCAGCATATCAATGCATTCTTCCTCGGCGTCCATTTCACCCGAGTCCAGCGATTCGTGTGAGTGACGTATGCGATTGAGAGAAATTTGATCCGAGTCGGAACCGCAAATTATGCCTATTTTTCGTgtgagaaaattgaaaatttgtttataaactttTGTTTGACAGAAACTTTGTAGAATTGTAAGTGTGTGCGTAAAGAAATATGTGTGATCggagtatataaaaaaaattaattttgaaagtgGAGTTTGGATGCCCTTACAATAGATTAGTATAACAAAAAAACCCAATCTGGCACCATTTGTGATTAATTTTAGACTTAATTAAAGAATTACAAAAAGAAGATTAATGTCTTAATCGGATCTTTGAACTGTTGAGGAAATTTCGTGAATCATTTTGTTGATGATAATTAATTGATTACTAAAACCGGCAAAAAGTTggctttaatgaaaaataatttatctgTACATATTACAGACACTAAAAGTCGTTTTATGAACACGGAAATTGCCattttattacagttatttatgAACACACGTCATCTATGGGTCGCTACGCACCTGAATCATCGGATCCGAGACTGGTGAGGTCTTCGCGTTtcttgctgctgctactgccgttgctattgttgctgctggtgttgttgctgtgattACTGCACGATGCCACACCTGCAAGCGGCAACACTCCACAACGTGTCGTTGCCTCGCTCGATTTAGGACGAATGCGCAACGTTGGGCAGGACTCGACTAcaggataaataaataaataacaacgaaataattagaaaataagCACACTAATGAGAATTAGACAAAGTATAAAAGCTAACTAAGAACATACCAATCGCAATGGCACCGCCACCACCGATACTACTGTTGCCCAAGCcgatgctgctgttgctgctgctgccactgccgATATTGTTAATGTTTATAtctattttgttgctgttgttggctgtGGGCTCTGTGGTCATAGCTGCAATTGGGGCAGCAGACACTGAGTCCATTAAACCACCTGTTATCGTGGACACCCCAGCAGGCGTAGCCAAAGACGAGGCTGGTGGTGATGGTGTTAATGATGACGTCAGCGCTGGTGTTGTCGTGGTCGTGAGGGCGGCTGTAACATTGGCTGCAGTCGTGACGATTTTCGAGCACATAGTAGTGCCCAGAATAGAGGGTGTGCAGAATGTGTTCTCGCTCTCCGAATTGGGCGATGAGACTTCAACCTGTCGAATGATAGAAAGGGAATTTCGTAATGAGTTCGATTGTACGATAAAATTAATGGCAAACAATTTCTGGTGACACATTAAATGACTAATAATAAACTTGAAtagaatactataaatatattagtaaATGTGGATATGAAGTTTTGTCGGGGCGGAGATTAGTACATGACGCAGGAAGACTTAAGAATTAGAATTCTATTAACATTTATCTAAATATAATATTGGAGTATAAATaattgcatgtgtatgtatgtatgtatgtgtgtatatttgattTCTAAtcacttttataatttattgaataaacaaaagaaatgtttgccataaacaataataaagattGAATGCATTgcgatataaaacaataaaatgtgtagctacatgcatacatacatacacacatacatatgtatgtatattgatataTCACTGCGCGAACCTGTATATAAACAGAGAATGAGAAGAATAAGCGCACCACGAAACCATACAAGTTTATTGCAgcaaacaaaatgtaaaatttagcaaaaatatgATTCCAGAACGGCTAAGAGATACTCAATTTTCATCTAGAACAACCATTATgatattgcaaaataaaatgtacGCTATTCTTCAAACTTTCAGTTCTAATTCAATTCTCAAAATTTTCTTCCTACAATTATTATACCAACTATTTTCGATTGAATTTGGTAAATGACAATAATGCAAACACGTTTCTTGCCTAGGCTTAAATAAAGGAAGAAATAATTCCTTCTACTCTCTTCCTAAGCACGTAGGAGTTGTCTCACAGATTACATTTCCTtccatttgtattttttatctttaggtttttttattttgccattGCAATTTGAGATAGCCATAGAATTACTGCTTGCGTGTCACTAGCGCCTACGCAGGGTTTCGAATGTTTCCTGTGCTGCAGGTTCCTGTTCATTCAACCGTCGATGTAATCGTTTTGGACATTTCAAGTTGagctttttctttgtttttaattttgtttaacaacttttGTGTGTACTCACCTCCGGTATGCGCTGCAAGGCGCTGTCCAGGCTACGATTGCGATGATGTTGTGTTAAATTGATGCGTGTGTTGGTCACCTGCGAGACGGGTGGCAGTAAAATGCCCATGGACCTGTAAGTGAAAAAAAGAGATTTTCAATTATAGTACAAATAATGTATTGTTAGAATAGCAATACTAAACTTTACTAAATAACATATTGATTATGAGCatatggaaaaaatatgaaacctTCCAAAGGCTAATTTGAAAGgctaatttaacaatatattaTCAGCTTTGTGATAGATAGACATTGTAACTTTAAAATCAAGCTCCATTCAGTCTGAAATCAAGTGCAATATTTGTGCCGTGACAAGAAGACGAAATCGTGGCACTAAAAAGCGCGACCTTCATACAGAAATACTCATATTAACATGGATTTGACCTCAACTTTATAGTTTCGCAAGATAATCTAATTTCTAGGtacaaataaaatggaaagctatttaaaaattctaagaAATTTAGCAAATCAATCACAAATCACACTACTAGACTTGTTGTTgctaaacacttttttattttgaatttctcgaatatatatgtatgtacatttaaaatGGTCTACGTATGGGTGTTAAATGTATTCCATAGTCGGAAATTTGCATATAATGGAGAAAACTACTCAACGTTTCTAATcacaattaatatttatgaatgtgtACTTATGCACTTATCGCATTTTAACTTATCATCGTATTTCACACAAACGTATGTACGTTTGCAAAATCACAGTAATAAATTTCCGTAAAAAGTAACTAACTGCCGCACATTGAGATTAagcgaaatatttaaatcacaATTAGAATACAATACAAATGCTGTAAAACATATGGATATGCTATataatacgtatgtacatatgtcagtATTCCAGTCCAAAAGGCAGCCAAAAACATTTTGcacatttaaaaatcaataacaCTGTAGACTAAAGTGTAGCATATTTACTGCTCTAATTGCATTACGTTCATATATCCGCTTgaatgtatgtacgtatttcCACAATGCTTGTGTTTTATAAAGTATTTCAAACTGGTTGAACGGCTTTCAAAGCCCAACACACCGCCGCGCAGCacaaattgtattatttaattgCTGCTAGAGCTTCAAACACTGTCACATATATACATCTCAACATCTGTACATATGTGGGATTGTGTATAAACACTTGCTCTTTGTTTTATTATTGGCATTAATCAGCGGAACATATTGATAATTCaacttatttgtatttattcgaAACGCCACGTTTCTGGCTGTTGGCTTTTCTAGTAATTCCACACAATTTTGCTTCTTTATTTTGCACTCTCacaattattttatgttgtGACTGTGCAATATGGCAGACGGTTGATATGGCGAAAAAGTTCCCCCGTTTGCCGTACTCACGTACATATGCACGTATTCACTCGTCAATAGCCAATTTGATGTGTTTTGTGTATTTTCATGCGAATGTCACTAAACACACagacgaaaaataataaaattgtttaaatactaAGTTTTAGCAACGAATGAAACTGGTTGCtgacaaaaattataagaaagctACTTGTTTTGCAGAATTTTGTCTACTAACCAGTGCGCGAGTAGCGAATAATCAGCTGATTaagtaacacacacacacccgcacaGTCCAACTGCTCAGCTTTTCACTGCCCCACATGCATATTTAATAACCTTaaactatgtttttttgttgtttttattatttaattacaaagaATCGCGAACGTTTTATTATAGATGTCTCACTTGAAAAGCACTTTCGCTCGATTTGTTCAATGCGATTTTTTCTTCTAAACAATGCTATTCTTGCTCGTGTTTCTATTGACCGTTTGCCCCAAAACACAAACTTGGAGGTTTCACGCTTGCTGACTAACTAAATACGGCGCCAGAGTAATTGGCGGCGGCAAAAAGCATATGATTGAGTAAGCAGGGACACTGCCATGCCAGTAACGAGTGCACGAGGCGAGCGCCGCAGCGGGTGTGTGCGAGAGCACGCAAATGAGAGTGTAAAAATGTGTTTCGAGGCGCTTGAGAGCGTACGAGTGTACTAAAACACAATTGTTGGGTGGTTAGGTGACTGAGGGAGCGGAGTTGCGAATGATACGAGTATGAAGGTGCAAATATAATAGTTGAAGTTATTGTAACGAAATCATAATAATGGAAGCGATATTAATAAGCGcaaagataaataatattaataagttaaaagtaaaatatccaAATAAGCAAGCAATACAAGCGTTTGTGCACTGGTAGCTGTGAGTGTATTGCGACTGTGTATTTGTTGTGGTAAATCAACAATCGGCACAAATTCGTTGTGTTTATACGTCAGCGACTACGAAAGTCAACAACAAAACGGAAAATGAAGAAACCTTTATAAACACTATGCTGCAAAAGTAAATGTCtctgttttgaattttatagACATTTTTTTGTAGAGAAACATTTTAATATGAATACAATGCGAATAAACTctcgaataatttaaaaaaaatacagaaaatattgtgcgcttaattttatttgtaacttTTCGGATTTGTTTTACGGAAATATATGTACTTTTctctattaattttaataacaaaattcaaAGTAAATACATTTCACAATCAATTAGCAGTTCTCACGACTTtccatattgtaaaataaactatGCAAATATCGTATAAGAAAAAGTTGCCAGACAATTCGAAATGAGCATcgaagaataaataataaaaaaatgttgtcaaattaatattaactaaataattgaaataaattcatacaaaaatatatatatttttttcatttaaaagcatttgcttaaataaataataataaacttaaaaatatacaatttactaCGTTTA containing:
- the LOC105212229 gene encoding pneumococcal serine-rich repeat protein isoform X1 encodes the protein MNSVISAFKTKKNSSNSATANDKSANTVVTLNTTSSVSAKKKAINAQDNGYQYLRHIREIESATKMLSPVVVVDDFRPPCVDVVDHAPVTVRLAAALDTTLPADYNMNGAKCAMLNGGAVAGSGEMLVRVGGNMNATNVVANVENGNCNETPPASKTITNGQTQSPPTPSSPVAQLLDADDDESEHSTAACTSSSSEQSNSTVVHSPTGLRVTGTTDVAIAAPTVAQPSPAKSLRSNSSTSSSSSASTCTSTNSAASTSASSSIAAICNSGPSSCSSSTSCDATTLANSSPHNSTLTLSSTGSGASIASTSSSPTEQLNSANAADADYVPAFLKSAPVTLPIIMPNGNSSLASMPPHYHGYGMNGGGTGIGACGGTPVNSASTTPKHVRYAKPRLSLSRFINHSMPSVHGRPNLSVAGVAAAAGAGANGAAGTNPPKRISTHQRNLSLDFRSMGILLPPVSQVTNTRINLTQHHRNRSLDSALQRIPEVEVSSPNSESENTFCTPSILGTTMCSKIVTTAANVTAALTTTTTPALTSSLTPSPPASSLATPAGVSTITGGLMDSVSAAPIAAMTTEPTANNSNKIDININNIGSGSSSNSSIGLGNSSIGGGGAIAIVESCPTLRIRPKSSEATTRCGVLPLAGVASCSNHSNNTSSNNSNGSSSSKKREDLTSLGSDDSGIICGSDSDQISLNRIRHSHESLDSGEMDAEEECIDMLETTSMDEEYGMLQSDLIFYPSGETDCRTLRPSRKQKQMQQQQNHGKHLQSATTDADVMGAAEEDSDADNDVKAAAQLSERMRYRELNMSQAALNLERASSDTPTALNVDLATPTADTVDAATPVISQSNPLLTSTSSTNVAATPQTAQPAKTQKVADVAGAGAAVEPQKKSFFGATKNAFFRTAQSIRDNHDKKNAAKNKSDENTGSTGASAAPDQVKSPTDISKKKEFFSLITSNSIKKAAAAAAAAAAAATSAQPSASNTPAATPSADSTPVEPKFPKFPSLVSSAIESVEKRASAATEGTERTLNLPLPGLGASSLSTSNAKSASISSLNKLKVPGVVKCFIKERPTNNEQLQKTEKGPSGLLRFFESPVFNIHFAIHYLFYSKEPGVLSFIGNKIFSFPDQEVDLYMPQLIVMYIQMDELAEVLDPYLTIRCRKSVDFSLKCLWLLESYNYQFDSLGNGSRKSQLALMKEIYSKKERKVLSKSDAKELPPAVGGAVAAAAVSPLTKKTHHRSQSDATLLLSDSRRHPSSIALSISNRHYQQPPYTTQTLPLIPPKLCLGDLTSGRAFDNGCTCFDSVRGQVNGLLGQKTVCSCSAPKTAPEKEFMKALINVGKNITSLPSKAEKTSALRMFLNLINKNLPARVWLPVFSDIPHHVVRITEEKTAVLNSKDKTPYIIYVEVVEVPDIYSSPLIPKMMPSLRHTKSEEHLEGACSHPHQMHQHNHNHNHVSCSRTSSCSSHGGPAMSGSNSGSSCRRKKEKLLSESSSVASEAQASTAAGGDGAHVCNTQPIGLSLGGLHLTEDDVWSQEDDEITAQYMHMRKLSERDAVSQMSLDSCDSRDQGIPVLFNIGDVRTRHCNNLTCENTKSFNNDPEDPSAAALKEPWHEKEQQIRESSPYGHLSNWRLLSVIVKCGDDLRQELMATQLLQMFKIIWQEENVDLWVRPYKIVCLSSDSGLIEPILNTVSLHQIKKNSNKSLRDYFIDEYGSADGELFRVAQKNFVQSCAAYCLISYLLQVKDRHNGNILLHSDGHIIHIDFGFILSISPKNLGFEQSPFKLTPEFVDVMGGTSSDLWKEFNHLLLVGMMTARKHMDRIINFVEIMRSNAQLPCFKNGCSGTVQNLRKRFHMNLTEQEMERKVEQLVQDSLKSLSTKLYDGYQYYTNGIL